The DNA region TAAAAGCATATCAATACAAATTTTCACCTGATAAAATAAATTTAATATCTTTTGAAGAAGCTATTGCTCCTCATATAGCTGCTGCAAAATCTGGTACAAATATTTCTTTAGGAAATTTAAAACCTTTTATTGAGAATAACTATAATAAAAATCTTGATATTCTTTTAATCGAAGGTGCTGGAGGATTATTAACTCCATATTCAAATCAAACTACTCAATTTGATTTAATAAAAGTTCTAAAAATACCTGTCCTATTGGTTTCATCGATAAAAATAGGCTGTATAAATCACACACTACTAACCATTAATGAACTTAATAGACATAATGTAGAACTAACTGGTTGGGTAGCTAACTGTAACTATCAAGATGTTAGTTTTATTAATGAACAGATAGAGACAATTGAAAAGCTTTCAGGGTACAAATGTATAGCAAAAATACATGAAAATGCTAATTACTTAGATTTTATAGAGCTATCTAAAATACTAATATCTCCAGAAGAGAATGAATAAGAACCATTATTATTTTCAATAATTATTTCGCCAATATCTGATAGAGCTTTATATTTACAGTTATCAAATTTTTTATCTGCTAATATCAACGTAAATTCTTTATTTTTGAGATAGTTTAATTTTTCGTAGTCTTCCTTAAAAAAAGAAAAACCTTCTTTACTAAAAACATCTAAATCTTCTCTTATAGTCTTTACTATTTGTATAAGCAGATTCGTTCTATTAGCGTGTCTATTAGACTCTAATTTTATTGAAGTCCAGTTTTTTGTAATATCTTGGTTATTTTGCATATTCACATTTAAGCCAAAACCTATAAATAATTTAGCTTGATCATTTATTTCTGCAGAAATATTTATTATTACTCCACCTATTTTTTTATCATCGATATAAATATCATTAGGCCATTTCAATTTAACATTTAAATCTAATCTATTTAAGATTTTAGTAATACTTATCGCAATAACTAAAGACAAACCATTTAATTTAGATATATCAAGATCAACTATTTCAAGCAAAGTACAATAAATATTTTTTCCAAAAGGTGATATCCATTTTCTATTAAAT from Francisella halioticida includes:
- the bioD gene encoding dethiobiotin synthase, coding for MKKCFIIGTDTEVGKTYVSTNLIKAYESQNIKSLCLKPVASGKSENSDISEDVENILKAYQYKFSPDKINLISFEEAIAPHIAAAKSGTNISLGNLKPFIENNYNKNLDILLIEGAGGLLTPYSNQTTQFDLIKVLKIPVLLVSSIKIGCINHTLLTINELNRHNVELTGWVANCNYQDVSFINEQIETIEKLSGYKCIAKIHENANYLDFIELSKILISPEENE
- a CDS encoding biotin--[acetyl-CoA-carboxylase] ligase, which translates into the protein MNETQIEILNSLDDQKYVSGQDIADNLGISRAAISKNIKALRDNYQIRIFSNSKIGYLLDEKFDLIKLDELKKVFKNVNYFYSIDSTSKYAIENQNSFSSNSVFIAEHQTDGFGRFNRKWISPFGKNIYCTLLEIVDLDISKLNGLSLVIAISITKILNRLDLNVKLKWPNDIYIDDKKIGGVIINISAEINDQAKLFIGFGLNVNMQNNQDITKNWTSIKLESNRHANRTNLLIQIVKTIREDLDVFSKEGFSFFKEDYEKLNYLKNKEFTLILADKKFDNCKYKALSDIGEIIIENNNGSYSFSSGDISILDSSIKSK